Proteins encoded by one window of Halichondria panicea chromosome 8, odHalPani1.1, whole genome shotgun sequence:
- the LOC135340537 gene encoding uncharacterized protein LOC135340537 isoform X2, with amino-acid sequence MSSYAEDMRQFRMNTPVSEALDHLPRNSDTPAGYSRLTLKLDVDVHTATLEDVDTYRKRFASEFLLSQLALSLFDLQESSLLVTWLVPAAVGAMISDQVHKTTASFFLSNGILKLSLEGECLYPMVTCSQSDTRESSSPAIEAGASFTPLVPHQNEMKGIIDLGPNHRGLAIVVPYFDSLLNITNILRETLRFTVYEPQDKPSLNSYMQAVDLELKHHPIIVVVDGHGGRGNLLRTDIGVIDIKEDIMAPLFPPIGTHLADNPKIFLFIGSSECLSFVEVDTIWDNCIFCFITCNDEIRMTDIVHEELVSPSMSVQEIFTSISDILQPAATITVINHLKEPVYLYPDGSDRLAYFDLSSFVSLPPLHRRLLQESSEESDSESHLLEQSIDVTGLEPDTERLQVQPIKKADTELLLNSSTSKCIII; translated from the exons ATGAGCAGCTATGCAGAAGACATGAGACAGTTCAGAATGAACACCCCCGTTAGCGAAGCACTTGACCATCTTCCAAGAAATTCAGATACTCCTGCTGGTTACTCTCGTTTAACATTGAAATTAGATGTTGATGTTCATACTGCAACTCTTGAAGATGTAGACACATACAGGAAACGTTTCGCTAGTGAATTCTTGCTCTCCCAGCTAGCCCTTTCTTTGTTTGACCTCCAGGAGAGCTCACTACTGGTTACATGGCTAGTGCCTGCTGCTGTAGGAGCAATGATCAGTGACCAAGTGCACAAGACAACAGCTTCCTTCTTTTTAAGCAACGGTATTCTCAAGCTATCACTTGAAGGAGAATGTCTCTACCCAATG GTTACATGTAGTCAATCAGATACAAGGGAATCTAGTAGTCCTGCGATTGAAGCTGGAGCTAGTTTTACCCCTCTTGTACCACATCAAAATGAAATGAAAGGAATAATCGACCTCGGACCTAATCATCGTGGACTGGCTATTGTTGTACCATATTTTGATTCGTTATTGAACATAACGAACATTCTCAGGGAGACTTTGAGATTTACTGTTTACGAGCCTCAAGATAAACCATCCCTAAACTCATACATGCAAGCTGTAGATCTGGAGCTGAAACACCATCCCATAATAGTGGTGGTAGATGGACATGGGGGGAGGGGTAATCTTCTACGCACTGATATTGGTGTCATCGACATCAAGGAAGATATTATGGCACCACTATTCCCTCCTATTGGCACACACCTTGCTGACAACCCAAAGATATTCCTGTTTATTGGCTCTTCTGAATGCCTTTCCTTTGTCGAAGTTGATACAATCTGGGACAACTGCATTTTTTGTTTTATTACATGTAATGATGAGATACGGATGACAGACATCGTACATGAAGAACTGGTATCCCCTTCTATGTCCGTACAAGAGATCTTCACTTCAATTAGCGACATCCTTCAACCCGCTGCTACAATAACTGTGATCAACCATCTCAAGGAGCCAGTTTACTTATATCCTGATGGATCTGACAGATTAGCCTATTTTGATTTATCCTCATTTGTCTCACTCCCACCACTCCATCGAAGGCTACTACAAG AATCATCCGAGGAGTCCGATAGTGAATCACATCTACTGGAACAATCAATCGACGTTACTGGTCTGGAGCCTGATACTGAACGTCTACAGGTACAACCAATCAAGAAAGCTGATACTGAGCTATTGCTAAATTCTTCAACATCAAAGTGCATTATAATTTAA
- the LOC135340542 gene encoding uncharacterized protein LOC135340542, which produces MSLASLLGSYEKFVPGFNLNNSDTADLKDCAFRSGYRQAMYEALKKWDNKILDFTYRSLLEILISLCEGALADQVCRTFIQTQTSELNKEDAVSLSPAPGRSPLTEPPILDPIEPNLLATGTATADCIQQFETRFMVLQKIALKEITEKRIPVTEFRQALMIMPSSIKSEHKVFILSKHSLFEKAESIESIFVHLSFYLSFIDFSLLEHIIEQFCSDSLKRDMSSYAKDMRQFRMNTPVSEALDHLPRNSDPPAGYSRLKAKLDFDVKTATLEDVDTYRKRFASDFALSQLALSLFDLQESSLLVTWLVPAAVGAVISDQVQKKSSSFFLINNILKLSLEGECLYPFMPMVKVSV; this is translated from the exons ATGAGCTTAGCCAGTTTACTTGGCAGCTATGAAAAGTTTGTCCCAGGATTTAATCTCAATAATTCTGATACAGCGGATCTGAAGGATTGTGCCTTTAGGAGTGGCTATCGACAGGCTATGTATGAAGCTTTGAAGAAATGGGACAACAAAATCCTTGACTTCACTTATCGGTCGTTGTTGGAAATTTTGATTAGTCTTTGTGAAGGAGCTTTGGCTGACCAAGTGTGTAGGACTT TCATCCAGACACAAACCAGTGAGCTGAATAAAGAAGACGCTGTGTCCTTGTCACCTGCACCAG GTCGATCACCTCTGACAGAGCCACCAATTCTTGATCCAATTGAACCAAATTTGTTGGCAACAG GCACTGCAACTGCTGACTGCATACAACAATTTGAGACGAGATTTATGGTTCTACAAAAGATAGCTCTTAAAGAAATAACTGAGAAGCGAATACCTGTGACTGAGTTCCGCCAAGCACTCATGATAATGCCAAGCTCCATCAAAAGTGAACACAAAGTTTTTATCTTATCAAAACATTCCTTGTTTGAAAAAGCAGAATCGATCGAAAGCATATTTGTGCATCTCAGTTTCTACCTAAGCTTTATTGATTTCAGCCTTCTTGAGCATATCATAGAGCAATTTTGTAGTGATAGTCTGAAACGAGACATGAGCAGCTATGCAAAAGACATGAGACAGTTCAGAATGAACACCCCCGTTAGCGAAGCACTTGACCATCTACCGAGAAATTCAGATCCTCCTGCTGGTTACTCTCGTCTAAAAGCGAAAttagattttgatgttaaaacTGCAACTCTTGAAGATGTAGACACGTACAGGAAACGTTTTGCTAGTGATTTCGCACTCTCCCAGCTAGCTCTTTCTTTGTTTGACCTCCAGGAGAGCTCACTACTGGTTACATGGCTAGTCCCTGCTGCTGTAGGAGCAGTGATCAGTGACCAAGTGCAGAAGAAAAGTTCTTCTTTCTTTTTAATCAACAATATTCTCAAGCTATCACTCGAAGGAGAATGTCTCTACCCTTTCATGCCGATGGTAAAGGTAAGTGTTTAA
- the LOC135340539 gene encoding uncharacterized protein LOC135340539 isoform X3, giving the protein MSHKSNGVTKKKFSRVNLALNEQSREADKSSTCRKIVCDILTLRVLGYILKQPPSCIFIFTLTVISVCLPFIGLYIAGKSKLPDLDAMQNWNSYIGKLGHNNYCFKVNPRSTKPNNRNISSILPSYPPFNKTIINNRTMLTTCVELEFDVHEKFVKDQVKKDQAKKDQSKKDQAKKDQAKKDKVKNIVLVANLIGQEIGTQIKCDGERIDGQVFVHFWLDVSPDTLSDTKCPDGYCRVNGSVLITAPSKSVPTRLPQVHEDFTFETQVINCKKLAVNDTRCPTLCQHSLDLTVPNDGTEVADIVMATDCSEESEVRVVNEHKFGAKVNDIIKIILSDTDRTVAAHHMYLAAVAVAALSLVFTLGILLTDRPTDPKPSVE; this is encoded by the exons ATGTCTCACAAAAGTAATGGTGTTACTAAAAAGAAGTTCTCTAGAGTCAACTTAGCCCTCAATGAGCAGTCAAGAGAGGCTGACAAGagtagtacatgtaggaaGATCGTGTGCGATATTCTCACTCTGCGTGTGCTCGGATACATTCTGAAGCAACCACCATCTTGTATCTTCATCTTTACCCTGACTGTGATCTCAGTATGTCTACCTTTCATTGGACTGTATATAGCAGGGAAATCAAAGCTACCTGACCTGGACGCAATGCAG AATTGGAACTCATACATTGGTAAACTCGGACACAATAACTACTGCTTCAAAGTCAATCCTCGATCAACCAAACCCAACAATCGGAACATATCGTCCATCCTACCCTCCTACCCTCCATTCAACAAGACGATCATTAATAACAGAACCATGCTCACAACATGTGTGGAGTTAGAGTTCGATGTGCACGAAAAGTTTGTAAAGGATCAAGTAAAGAAGGATCAAGCAAAGAAGGATCAATCAAAGAAGGATCAAGCAAAGAAGGATCAAGCAAAGAAGGATAAAGTAAAGAATATAGTGTTGGTGGCTAACCTCATAGGACAAGAGATTGGGACACAAATAAAAT GTGATGGTGAGAGGATTGATGGACAAGTCTTTGTGCATTTCTGGCTGGACGTTTCACCTGACACATTGAGTGATACCA agtgCCCTGATGGCTATTGTAGAGTGAATGGGAGTGTCCTTATCACGGCCCCCTCTAAGTCTGTCCCCACTCGACTACCACAGGTACACGAGGACTTCACCTTCGAAACACAAGTCATTAACTGCAA AAAGCTAGCTGTGAATGATACAAGATGCCCTACCTTGTGTCAACACTCATTGGATCTCACTGTCCCCAATGATGGCACTGAGGTGGCCGATATTGTCATGGCAACAGACTGCTCTGAGGAGAGTGAAGTGAGAGTGGTCAACGAGCACAAGTTCGGAGCCAAAGTCAACGACATCATTAAGATCATTCTGAGCGAT ACTGACAGGACAGTGGCGGCCCACCACATGTACCTGGCAGCAGTGGCAGTGGCAGCTCTCAGTTTAGTGTTCACACTGGGCATACTACTCACTGACAGACCAACAGACCCTAAACCTAGCGttgagtag
- the LOC135340537 gene encoding uncharacterized protein LOC135340537 isoform X1, with the protein MSSYAEDMRQFRMNTPVSEALDHLPRNSDTPAGYSRLTLKLDVDVHTATLEDVDTYRKRFASEFLLSQLALSLFDLQESSLLVTWLVPAAVGAMISDQVHKTTASFFLSNGILKLSLEGECLYPMVKVTCSQSDTRESSSPAIEAGASFTPLVPHQNEMKGIIDLGPNHRGLAIVVPYFDSLLNITNILRETLRFTVYEPQDKPSLNSYMQAVDLELKHHPIIVVVDGHGGRGNLLRTDIGVIDIKEDIMAPLFPPIGTHLADNPKIFLFIGSSECLSFVEVDTIWDNCIFCFITCNDEIRMTDIVHEELVSPSMSVQEIFTSISDILQPAATITVINHLKEPVYLYPDGSDRLAYFDLSSFVSLPPLHRRLLQESSEESDSESHLLEQSIDVTGLEPDTERLQVQPIKKADTELLLNSSTSKCIII; encoded by the exons ATGAGCAGCTATGCAGAAGACATGAGACAGTTCAGAATGAACACCCCCGTTAGCGAAGCACTTGACCATCTTCCAAGAAATTCAGATACTCCTGCTGGTTACTCTCGTTTAACATTGAAATTAGATGTTGATGTTCATACTGCAACTCTTGAAGATGTAGACACATACAGGAAACGTTTCGCTAGTGAATTCTTGCTCTCCCAGCTAGCCCTTTCTTTGTTTGACCTCCAGGAGAGCTCACTACTGGTTACATGGCTAGTGCCTGCTGCTGTAGGAGCAATGATCAGTGACCAAGTGCACAAGACAACAGCTTCCTTCTTTTTAAGCAACGGTATTCTCAAGCTATCACTTGAAGGAGAATGTCTCTACCCAATGGTAAAG GTTACATGTAGTCAATCAGATACAAGGGAATCTAGTAGTCCTGCGATTGAAGCTGGAGCTAGTTTTACCCCTCTTGTACCACATCAAAATGAAATGAAAGGAATAATCGACCTCGGACCTAATCATCGTGGACTGGCTATTGTTGTACCATATTTTGATTCGTTATTGAACATAACGAACATTCTCAGGGAGACTTTGAGATTTACTGTTTACGAGCCTCAAGATAAACCATCCCTAAACTCATACATGCAAGCTGTAGATCTGGAGCTGAAACACCATCCCATAATAGTGGTGGTAGATGGACATGGGGGGAGGGGTAATCTTCTACGCACTGATATTGGTGTCATCGACATCAAGGAAGATATTATGGCACCACTATTCCCTCCTATTGGCACACACCTTGCTGACAACCCAAAGATATTCCTGTTTATTGGCTCTTCTGAATGCCTTTCCTTTGTCGAAGTTGATACAATCTGGGACAACTGCATTTTTTGTTTTATTACATGTAATGATGAGATACGGATGACAGACATCGTACATGAAGAACTGGTATCCCCTTCTATGTCCGTACAAGAGATCTTCACTTCAATTAGCGACATCCTTCAACCCGCTGCTACAATAACTGTGATCAACCATCTCAAGGAGCCAGTTTACTTATATCCTGATGGATCTGACAGATTAGCCTATTTTGATTTATCCTCATTTGTCTCACTCCCACCACTCCATCGAAGGCTACTACAAG AATCATCCGAGGAGTCCGATAGTGAATCACATCTACTGGAACAATCAATCGACGTTACTGGTCTGGAGCCTGATACTGAACGTCTACAGGTACAACCAATCAAGAAAGCTGATACTGAGCTATTGCTAAATTCTTCAACATCAAAGTGCATTATAATTTAA
- the LOC135340530 gene encoding uncharacterized protein LOC135340530 has translation MRRCKIRGGSCRLYKMATRYSQLNIDTDTLKQKTGVTDTQLDQTIEQEQLWSLAGLLGSYDKFVRKPGFDLNNADIADLKDCAFRNGYQQAMYEALRKWENIILDFTYRSLLEILISLREGALADQVCRTFIQTQASELNKENAVSLSPAPGTTTADCIKKFETRFMDLRKVALKEITEKQISVTDFRQTLMILPSSMTNENKDFIISKYSLFEKAESIESIFLHLNFYLSFIDFSLLEHIIEQFGSDSLKRDMSSYAEDMRQFRIKTSVSKVLNYLPRISDAPADHSRLTVKFNVDVQTATLEDVDTYRKRFASDFLLSQLALSLFDLQESSLLVTWLVPAAVGAMISDQVQKKTASFNNILKLSLEGECLYPFMPKVKVSQSEGSSSPMIKAGAMMLTRKPHQRIADEMKRTIDIEPNHHGLAIVVPYYTLLDLTNMLRKKLRFDIYEPRNKRSLKSYMQAVDLVELKHHPIIVVVSGVGVSDNDLYTVIGDIDIKEDIMAPLFPPIATHLADNPKIFLFIARSDSSERRALHFVEAIWENCIIGYIACGGLSVMRWLEHIVRDELASSSMSVQEIFTSISDQLLPIVTMTVVDRLKEPFYLHPREPELIIGSQESSGESSCLSHSSGLSVAEQSHLLEQPTKKLKTEVSPESSEKLQIDEDL, from the exons ATGCGGAGGTGCAAAATAAGGGGTGGGTCTTGTAGACTCTACAAAATGGCTACAAGATATAGCCAGCTCAATATTGATACTGATACTCTGAAGCAGAAGACTGGGGTAACAGACACCCAGCTAGACCAAACAATTGAGCAGGAACAATTGTGGAGCCTGGCTGGTTTACTTGGCAGCTATGATAAGTTTGTTAGAAAGCCAGGGTTTGATCTCAATAATGCCGATATAGCAGATCTGAAGGATTGTGCCTTTAGGAATGGCTATCAACAGGCCATGTATGAAGCTCTGAGAAAATGGGAAAACATAATCCTTGACTTCACTTATCGGTCGTTGTTGGAGATTTTGATTAGTCTTCGTGAAGGAGCTTTGGCTGACCAAGTGTGTAGGACTT TCATCCAGACACAAGCCAGTGAGCTGAATAAAGAAAACGCTGTGTCCTTGTCACCTGCACCAG GCACTACAACTGCTGACTGCATAAAAAAATTTGAAACGAGGTTTATGGATCTACGAAAGGTGGCTCTCAAAGAAATAACTGAGAAACAAATATCTGTGACTGATTTCCGCCAAACACTCATGATATTGCCAAGCTCTATGACAAATGAAAATAAAGATTTTATCATATCGAAGTATTCCTTGTTTGAAAAAGCAGAGTCAATCGAAAGCATCTTTTTGCATCTCAATTTCTACCTAAGCTTTATTGACTTCAGCCTTCTTGAGCATATCATAGAGCAATTTGGTAGTGATAGTCTGAAACGAGACATGAGCAGCTATGCAGAAGACATGAGACAGTTCAGAATCAAAACCTCTGTTAGCAAAGTACTTAACTATCTTCCGAGAATTTCAGATGCTCCTGCAGATCACTCTCGTCTAACAGTGAAGTTTAATGTTGATGTTCAGACTGCAACTCTTGAAGATGTAGACACATACAGGAAACGTTTCGCTAGTGATTTTTTGCTCTCCCAGCTAGCCCTTTCTTTGTTTGACCTCCAGGAAAGCTCACTACTGGTTACATGGCTAGTGCCTGCTGCTGTAGGAGCAATGATCAGTGACCAAGTGCAGAAGAAAACGGCTTCTTTTAACAATATTCTCAAGCTATCACTTGAAGGAGAATGTCTCTACCCTTTCATGCCAAAGGTAAAG GTTAGTCAATCAGAGGGATCTAGTAGTCCTATGATTAAAGCTGGAGCTATGATGCTCACTCGTAAACCACATCAAAGAATAGCGGATGAAATGAAGCGAACAATCGACATCGAACCTAATCATCATGGACTGGCTATTGTTGTACCATATTATACGTTGTTGGACCTAACGAACATGCTCAGGAAGAAATTGAGATTTGATATTTACGAGCCTCGAAATAAACGATCCCTAAAGTCATACATGCAAGCTGTAGATCTTGTGGAGCTGAAACACCATCCCATAATAGTGGTGGTATCTGGAGTTGGAGTGAGTGATAATGATCTATACACTGTTATTGGTGACATCGACATCAAGGAAGATATTATGGCACCACTATTCCCTCCTATTGCCACACACCTTGCTGACAACCCAAAGATATTCCTGTTTATTGCCAGATCCGACTCTTCTGAACGCCGTGCTCTACATTTCGTTGAAGCAATCTGGGAAAACTGCATTATTGGTTATATTGCATGTGGTGGTCTCAGTGTTATGCGGTGGTTGGAACACATCGTACGGGACGAACTGGCATCCTCTTCTATGTCTGTGCAAGAGATCTTCACTTCAATTAGTGACCAACTTCTACCCATTGTTACCATGACTGTGGTCGACCGTCTCAAGGAGCCATTCTACTTGCATCCTCGTGAACCTGAGCTAATCATCGGATCACAAG AATCATCCGGGGAGTCCAGTTGTCTATCACATTCAAGTGGACTATCAGTCGCTGAACAATCGCATCTACTGGAACAACCAACCAAGAAGCTCAAGACTGAAGTATCACCTGAGTCGAGTGAGAAACTCCAAATTGATGAAGACTTATAG
- the LOC135340529 gene encoding uncharacterized protein LOC135340529, which yields MATRYSQLNIDIDTLKQKTGVTDTQLDQRIEQEQLWSLSGVLGSYKKFVRSSGFDLNNADIEDLKECASKHGNQQAMYEALMKWGKFIRDFTYRSLLEILIGLREGALADQVCRTFIQTQASELNKEDAVSLSPAPDRKSLLTRPPIHDVLQPNLGTGTTTADHIDKFETRFIDLRKMALKEITEKRIPVTEFRQTLMIMPSSIKNENKDFIKSNYSLFEEAKSIESIFLEINFYLSFIDFSLPEHIIEQFGSDSLKQDMSSYAEDMRHFRMNTPVSEALDHLPRNSDTPAGYCCLTLKLDFDVHTATLEDVDTYRKRFASEFLLSQLALSLFDLQESSLLVTWLVPAAVGAMISDQVQKKSSSFFLSLSNNILKLSLKGECLYPMVKVSQSGTEGSGGAMIEAGASITRKPHQRIAERFNLKPNHHGLAIVVPFRPLLYLTDVLTKKLIFDIYEPRNKRSLKSYMQAVDLELKHHPIIVVVYGRGVSGNLLRTDIGDIDIKEDIMAPLFPAIATHLADNPKIFLFVFRSGSSKRHALNFVEAIWENCIVGYIACDNLRRAGDIVEDELAHPSMFVQEIFTSISDKLPPHATMTVINRLKEPVYLYPHGSELMETHSRSQESTEESGFLSRVRQLSIAAKEPDTESHLLEQPIKKLKTELSPKQSKGVPKQAESSDEL from the exons ATGGCTACAAGATATAGCCAGCTCAATATTGATATTGATACTCTGAAGCAGAAGACTGGGGTAACAGACACCCAGCTAGACCAAAGAATTGAACAGGAACAATTGTGGAGCCTGTCTGGTGTACTTGGCAGCTATAAAAAGTTTGTTAGAAGCTCAGGGTTTGATCTCAATAATGCGGATATAGAGGATCTGAAGGAATGTGCCTCCAAGCATGGCAATCAACAAGCCATGTATGAAGCTTTAATGAAATGGGGAAAATTCATCCGTGACTTCACTTATCGGTCGTTGTTGGAGATTTTGATTGGTCTTCGTGAAGGAGCTTTGGCTGACCAAGTGTGTAGGACTT TCATCCAGACACAAGCCAGTGAGCTGAATAAAGAAGACGCTGTGTCCTTGTCACCTGCACCAG atagaaaatCACTTCTGACACGGCCACCAATTCATGACGTACTTCAACCGAATTTGGGGACAG GCACTACAACTGCTGACCACATAGACAAATTTGAGACAAGGTTTATAGATCTACGAAAGATGGCTCTCAAAGAAATAACTGAGAAGCGAATACCTGTGACTGAGTTCCGCCAAACACTCATGATAATGCCAAGCTCCATCAAAAATGAAAACAAAGATTTTATCAAATCAAACTATTCCTTGTTTGAAGAAGCTAAATCGATTGAAAGCATATTTTTGGAGATCAATTTCTACCTAAGCTTTATTGATTTCAGCCTTCCTGAGCATATCATAGAGCAATTTGGTAGTGATAGTCTGAAACAAGACATGAGCAGCTATGCAGAAGACATGAGACATTTCAGAATGAACACCCCCGTTAGCGAAGCACTTGACCATCTTCCAAGAAATTCTGATACTCCTGCTGGTTACTGTTGTTTAACATTGAAATTAGATTTTGATGTTCATACTGCAACTCTTGAAGATGTAGACACATACAGGAAACGTTTCGCTAGTGAATTCTTGCTCTCCCAGCTAGCCCTTTCTTTGTTTGACCTCCAGGAGAGCTCACTACTGGTTACATGGCTAGTGCCTGCTGCTGTAGGAGCAATGATCAGTGACCAAGTGCAGAAGAAAAGTTCTTCTTTCTTTTTAAGTTTAAGCAACAATATTCTCAAGCTATCACTCAAAGGAGAATGTCTCTACCCAATGGTAAAG GTTAGTCAGTCAGGTACAGAGGGATCTGGTGGTGCTATGATTGAAGCTGGAGCTTCGATCACTCGtaaaccacatcaaaggaTAGCGGAGCGATTCAACCTCAAACCTAATCATCATGGACTGGCTATTGTTGTACCATTCCGTCCGTTGTTGTACCTAACGGACGTGCTCACGAAGAAATTGATATTTGATATTTACGAGCCTCGAAATAAACGATCCCTAAAGTCATACATGCAAGCTGTAGATTTGGAGCTGAAACACCATCCCATAATAGTGGTGGTATATGGACGTGGAGTGAGTGGTAATCTTCTACGCACTGATATTGGTGACATTGACATCAAGGAAGATATTATGGCACCACTATTCCCTGCTATTGCCACACACCTTGCTGACAACCCAAAGATATTCCTATTTGTTTTCAGATCCGGCTCTTCTAAACGCCATGCTCTAAATTTCGTTGAAGCAATCTGGGAAAACTGCATTGTTGGTTATATTGCATGTGATAATCTGCGGAGGGCAGGAGACATCGTAGAGGACGAACTGGCACACCCTTCTATGTTCGTGCAAGAGATCTTCACTTCAATTAGCGACAAACTTCCACCCCATGCTACCATGACTGTGATCAACCGTCTCAAGGAGCCAGTTTACTTGTATCCTCATGGATCTGAGTTAATGGAAACTCACAGCAGATCACAAG AATCAACCGAGGAGTCCGGTTTTCTGTCACGTGTACGTCAATTATCAATCGCTGCCAAGGAGCCTGATACTGAATCACATCTACTGGAACAACCAATCAAGAAGCTCAAAACTGAACTCTCACCAAAGCAATCGAAGGGAGTCCCCAAACAAGCTGAGTCGAGTGATGAACTCTAA